The nucleotide window acggaagGAACTGAATCAAAGTGAAGCGAAGCGAAAGCATGAGAACACAGACACCTGTgtgcgagaggaggaaaagaggggggagacagTATATAGGTAAATATAACGCGAGGAAGGTGGGTACTTCGTAGGCTTTCGACCATGTCACAACCAATGATCCTTCTCAGCATCCCTTCGTCTCTCACGATACCTTCATCCCCGCATCGCCTCGGTTGCCAGATTGCAGTTATTGTTCTTTTATTGTCTTGTTTTTAAGTCAActaaagaaaaaagggagaaaaagaagtgGAGCACTGcattgggggaggggggtgtccTCTTTAGTCCGTTCACTTTTGTCTTTGTACACCGATGTCTCTACGGGTACCTAAGCTTCTTTGTGTGCACAAGGTCATTTCGCAACACCCTTCAGTTCGGCGCTATTCTCTTCCCTGCGCGTAGGCACACGCAGCGCGATCCCAGTGAGACCTTGGGAGACCCTAACAGCTGGGGATGGCTACTTCTCTGTTCACCCACTGCTCCTCCTTTATCGTTCCACAAGTCGAGGACAAGCTAACAAGATGAAAGAGATGCAGAAGCATGGACGAGCACTGGCGAACACGtagtgaaaaaaaaaacaagcacCAACACACCTGTGCAAAGTCTGCGAAACACCTCATAGAGGATACATGTAACACAGCAAAACGAAAGGAGtgacgagggagagaaaaaaaaagtgcaTGAGAATTCTCACGACTACATATATCAACCGATCAACGTTAGCAGCACGAAAAggaatgaaaaaaaaaaaaactaaataagagagagggacggggaggtgaggaagaaaagaacgaaacaaaagaaaggaaggcTCGATTAAGCCCTTTTTTTCCGCATGCCTACtctctgccatacaacatgGGCTCAACTCCACTCTGCCTCCAGCTACTCACAGGTCCGTCGCGTGGCGCGAAGCGGCCGTAGACACGCGAGGTACAGCACCGCGCCGACTCggtcatcggagcacggcccctgcctcgaGTCCTGTCCACCCGCTCCCCAcatcgcctcgcagccgctcccattgggcagcgagggccgggtgagatacgttcgagtcacgctggcacctAGCCTAGCATGTGCATGatacacacgtgtgcagtgctgcaggtCGGTTCGACGCCACGCAGCCTAGGACAGgcccgccgacatcagcagcgacgaaATCGCACGGACTTTGCTACGTCATTGCTGCCTGACCCTCTCATCACCAGAAGCGACTTGGCACTGGCAGAGACaggggctgcttggcctcCCCACAGGGTGGACACTGCACCCTGGTGCCATTGGTGGTGGCGTCCCTGTGCTCATACAGCCTGCTGAAATACGATGCAGCAtacggagaagagagagggcaacaTTTCCACTGCGGGAACGTGTTACTTGTGCGTCAGGGTAATGGCGAGGGACAGGTTGGAACCGAAGCACAGACCCAGCATCAGAAAGACACCCGAAAGTATGGCGGCCACAGAGCGCTCGCCGGCGTAGTGTAGGGTTGGCGTGCGCGGGCAATAGATGCACGACATAGTACCAAAGTAGCCGTTGGTCAACCCCAGCAGCAAGATGAGGATGTATGGCAGAGCGACGCCGGGAATGATACCGCGCACGCACAGGACGAGAAACGGAACCACGATGAGGCGGCCAACAGTACCGCCAATGATGACCTTTGGTGGTGGGCGCAGCGCACGGACCATCAGGAGAATGCGCGAAATAAAGTCACCCGCGTTGAATAGCGCAACAATGATGGTCATATACCAGTCGCTGTTTGCCGGCACCAGAAAGAACACACcagggaagagaaacaggCTCGTGAAAAAGATTGCGAAGGCGCACAGGAGCATCGGGTAGACTCGCTTGAACACAGAAAAGACGGAGGTGCGAAGCATCTGCTCCGTCGACGTGATGTTCTTCGTCTGATCCAGATCTGTCATATGATCCGCATCGCCAGTCGCCGCAAGCACACCGCCGCTCTTGTCAGCCGAGTCGTTGTGCACCGCGCGCACCTCATCCAgctcctccccctcatcGAGGGCACCCTCTTTGCTCTCCGCCTTGTAAGATACCTCTGCAACATCGCCCGTCGCAGGTTCTTTGCTATCGGACgactcctccaccacctcaccacggcggtgcagcgcagcagagcggAACTCGGCGATGTACTTGTGTGCAAATGGGTTGTAGCGCAGCAAGAAGAGCTCCACAACAGCAACCACCTGAATAGCAATACCAATGCCAAAGTAGATGCGGGAGATAGTGAGCACGTCATGGAACGTCGACCCCATTGACACCTTAAGGATGATCTGGATGACTGACATGAAGAGTGCAACCACGGTCAGACCCCACTGCGCGCCGTTCATGAACTTGGTCGGGAAGGGGCCGACAAGAGCGTTCGTGCACGAGTTGCATAACGCCTTGGAGAAGCCACCCAATATCGCAACCATCATGATCACCGCAATCGCACCGTTTTGCGTCGGGATGGTCGCGGCCGGCACGATGATGATGACCAGTAGCTCCGCAAAGGGAATGCCGAGGCCCAGGAAAAGACGAATGCCAAGCGGAATAGAACGCACAAACGGAGTCAGGGCAGCAACCTCAGTGATGATCTGCATAGCGAACGTGCCGGCGTTGTAGAAGGTGTTAGCGTTCTTCCAGAACAGCGGTGTTTCCGCAACCGCGCCTGGTTGGCCGGTTGCATAGATGTAGTACTTGCTGACAAAGTCAGGTGCAGACGTGACAGCGCTCGTCACCATCATGATAGACATACCGAGCAGCACGAATGTGACGTATGTGTTGAACTCGGCAAACGTGTGGAAGCCAAAGTGGTACCACGGAAGTGCGCCGTGGCTCGCTGAAAGCGCAGCAGATTGAGCCGTCATATCTCCGACTTTGGTTTCGTCCAGTTAATCGGTCCGAGCTATCCAGTAGGCTTCTTGAGTACGCTGGTGGATCTGTGGGGGGAAACAGCAAAACTTTTGTTCTAATAGTTATTTTCACTTCCTGTACTTCTTTCCGTTCTACAGGTGCCCTTTCGATAACTATTTTATGTGGAACTGTGGAGTAGCTTGTCAGTACTTAGTAGAACCTCGCATTTACTGTGCTTACCGCTTTTGTATAGCTGATTTTGACCGAGTGGAGTTAGAACTTTTCGCTTTGCTCGTGTACCAACACATGAGCACGGGGATCGCAGATGAGGATgacggaaaggggggaagagggcgacGTGTTAGGgtagagaaaaaaaaaaaggaagagcgGTGTATGGTACTAAATTTTCACTGTAAATGTTTTGACTGTGCAGGCAGTATCGCTTGAGTGaactcactcactcactcacacacgcacacacaccagcaggaAACCCGGCCTTGCTTTGGGGAAATGTGGGCTGGTACTCAAACATCCTGCATTTGTGCCTTTCGCCGATGGTTCTTGGCTCCCTCGCCTCGCGCCATGGGGACGCCTCAAGTAGTAAGAACAGGTGCCCCACCACGCGACTCACTCACACATAAGAACGAGAAACCGCTGAGAGGGCTGCGCAACTTTTTTTTCGCGCCTTTTTCCCGCGGGAAAGAGCGGCAAGCATAATAAATCCATCTGCATCTGCACTTTTATGAGGACGGCTAAAGCTTGTGCCCAACAGAAAGGCAAAACCGAAGAACAGGAACTGTGAATCAGTAAGGTAAACAGGGAAACTTGTATGTGTGGGCGCACATCTATGGGGGGTGATCAATCTGGGAGCGCGTATTTCCAACAGTGGTACTCTACAGATAGAGAggcaaaggaaaggggaaaacacAGAGAACAACTATCGTCGATTTTGTGAGCTGgttcccttttccttttcaaATGCGGATGAACTTTTCGATACTGCGCACATC belongs to Leishmania braziliensis MHOM/BR/75/M2904 complete genome, chromosome 36 and includes:
- a CDS encoding putative nucleoside transporter 1; the encoded protein is MTAQSAALSASHGALPWYHFGFHTFAEFNTYVTFVLLGMSIMMVTSAVTSAPDFVSKYYIYATGQPGAVAETPLFWKNANTFYNAGTFAMQIITEVAALTPFVRSIPLGIRLFLGLGIPFAELLVIIIVPAATIPTQNGAIAVIMMVAILGGFSKALCNSCTNALVGPFPTKFMNGAQWGLTVVALFMSVIQIILKVSMGSTFHDVLTISRIYFGIGIAIQVVAVVELFLLRYNPFAHKYIAEFRSAALHRRGEVVEESSDSKEPATGDVAEVSYKAESKEGALDEGEELDEVRAVHNDSADKSGGVLAATGDADHMTDLDQTKNITSTEQMLRTSVFSVFKRVYPMLLCAFAIFFTSLFLFPGVFFLVPANSDWYMTIIVALFNAGDFISRILLMVRALRPPPKVIIGGTVGRLIVVPFLVLCVRGIIPGVALPYILILLLGLTNGYFGTMSCIYCPRTPTLHYAGERSVAAILSGVFLMLGLCFGSNLSLAITLTHK